In Bradyrhizobium sp. 1(2017), one DNA window encodes the following:
- a CDS encoding NADH-quinone oxidoreductase subunit J yields MILPALFFYLFAGICVASAVMVIVSRNPVHSVLYLILAFVNASGLFVLMGAEFLAMILIVVYVGAVAVLFLFVIMMLDVDFLELREGFIEYLPVGLVIGGIFLFELLLTVGFWVINPGVSKTITAAIPANVSNTEALGLVLYTKYIHYFQLSGMVLLVAMIGAIVLTLRHKASVKRQDINVQNARTPEMAMAMRKVAPGQGLSDADAAEWVK; encoded by the coding sequence ATGATCCTTCCCGCGCTGTTCTTCTATCTGTTCGCCGGCATCTGCGTCGCCTCGGCGGTGATGGTGATTGTCTCGCGCAATCCCGTGCACTCCGTGCTGTACCTGATCCTGGCCTTCGTCAACGCCTCCGGCCTGTTCGTGCTGATGGGCGCCGAATTCCTGGCGATGATCCTGATCGTCGTCTATGTCGGCGCGGTCGCGGTGCTGTTCCTGTTCGTGATCATGATGCTCGACGTCGACTTCCTCGAGCTGCGCGAGGGCTTCATCGAGTATCTGCCGGTCGGTCTCGTGATCGGCGGCATCTTCCTGTTCGAGCTGCTGCTCACGGTCGGCTTCTGGGTCATCAACCCCGGCGTCTCCAAGACGATCACGGCGGCGATCCCGGCCAACGTCAGCAACACCGAGGCGCTCGGCCTCGTGCTCTATACGAAGTACATCCACTACTTCCAGCTCTCGGGCATGGTGCTCCTGGTTGCCATGATCGGCGCCATCGTGCTGACGCTGCGCCACAAGGCGAGCGTGAAGCGGCAGGACATCAACGTTCAGAACGCGCGCACGCCCGAGATGGCAATGGCGATGCGCAAGGTGGCGCCGGGGCAGGGGCTCTCGGATGCCGATGCGGCGGAGTGGGTGAAATGA
- the nuoI gene encoding NADH-quinone oxidoreductase subunit NuoI: MGINVNATARSLLLSEFVSAFFLAMRYFFQPKPTLNYPFEKGPISPRFRGEHALRRYPNGEERCIACKLCEAICPAQAITIEAGPRRNDGTRRTVRYDIDMVKCIYCGLCQEACPVDAIVEGPNFEFATETREELFYDKAKLLANGDRWEREIAKAIELDAPYR, translated from the coding sequence ATGGGTATCAACGTCAACGCCACTGCACGCTCGCTTCTGCTGTCGGAATTCGTCTCGGCGTTCTTTCTCGCCATGCGCTATTTCTTCCAGCCGAAGCCGACGCTGAACTATCCGTTCGAGAAGGGCCCGATCTCGCCGCGCTTCCGCGGCGAGCACGCGCTGCGCCGCTATCCGAACGGTGAAGAGCGCTGCATCGCCTGCAAGCTGTGCGAAGCGATCTGCCCGGCGCAGGCCATCACCATCGAGGCCGGCCCGCGCCGCAACGACGGCACCCGCCGCACCGTGCGCTACGACATCGACATGGTGAAGTGCATCTATTGCGGCCTCTGCCAGGAGGCCTGTCCGGTCGACGCCATCGTCGAAGGTCCGAACTTCGAGTTCGCGACCGAGACCCGCGAGGAACTGTTCTATGACAAGGCCAAGCTGCTCGCCAACGGCGACCGCTGGGAACGCGAGATCGCGAAAGCGATCGAGCTCGACGCGCCGTACCGGTGA
- the nuoH gene encoding NADH-quinone oxidoreductase subunit NuoH, translating into MEFFESAFWTGFLWPLIIMVAQSVLVLVVLLVAIAYILLADRKIWAAVQIRRGPNVVGPWGLLQSFADLLKFVLKEPIIPAGANKGVFLLAPLVSCVLALAAWAVIPTNLGWVISDINVGILFIFAISSLSIYGIIMAGWSSNSKYPFLAALRSAAQMVSYEVSIGFVIITVLLCAGTLNLSAVVEAQHARGLASLIGLPQLTILNWYVWPLFPMFVVFYVSALAETNRPPFDLVEAESELVAGFMVEYGSTPYLLFMLGEYVAIVTMCAMATILFLGGWLPPVDLPPFNWVPGIIWFALKLFFMFFLFAMAKAIVPRYRYDQLMRLGWKVFLPISLAMVIVVAGVLHFAGIAPK; encoded by the coding sequence ATGGAATTCTTCGAAAGCGCATTCTGGACCGGGTTCCTCTGGCCGCTGATCATCATGGTCGCGCAGAGCGTCCTGGTGCTCGTCGTCCTTCTGGTCGCGATCGCCTACATCCTGCTCGCCGATCGCAAGATCTGGGCGGCGGTGCAGATCCGGCGCGGCCCGAACGTGGTCGGACCCTGGGGCCTGCTGCAATCCTTCGCGGACCTGCTCAAATTCGTGCTGAAGGAGCCGATCATCCCGGCCGGCGCCAACAAGGGCGTGTTCCTGCTGGCGCCGCTGGTGTCGTGCGTGCTGGCGCTTGCCGCCTGGGCGGTGATCCCGACCAATCTCGGCTGGGTTATCTCCGACATCAATGTCGGCATCCTCTTCATCTTCGCGATCTCGTCGCTGTCGATCTACGGCATCATCATGGCGGGCTGGTCGTCGAACTCGAAGTACCCGTTCCTGGCCGCGCTGCGCTCGGCGGCGCAGATGGTGTCCTACGAAGTCTCGATCGGCTTCGTCATCATCACCGTGCTGCTCTGCGCCGGCACGCTGAACCTGTCCGCCGTGGTCGAGGCCCAGCACGCGCGCGGCCTTGCCAGCCTGATCGGGCTGCCGCAGCTCACCATCCTGAACTGGTACGTCTGGCCGCTGTTCCCGATGTTCGTGGTGTTCTACGTCTCGGCGCTGGCGGAAACCAACCGTCCGCCCTTCGACCTCGTCGAAGCGGAATCCGAGCTGGTTGCCGGTTTCATGGTCGAATACGGCTCGACGCCGTACCTCCTGTTCATGCTCGGCGAGTATGTCGCGATCGTCACGATGTGCGCGATGGCGACCATCCTGTTCCTCGGGGGCTGGCTGCCGCCGGTCGATCTGCCGCCCTTCAACTGGGTGCCGGGGATCATCTGGTTCGCGCTGAAGCTGTTCTTCATGTTCTTCCTGTTCGCGATGGCGAAGGCGATCGTGCCGCGCTACCGCTACGATCAACTGATGCGTCTCGGCTGGAAGGTGTTCCTGCCGATCTCGCTGGCGATGGTGATCGTGGTGGCCGGCGTGCTGCATTTCGCCGGCATCGCGCCGAAGTGA
- the nuoG gene encoding NADH-quinone oxidoreductase subunit NuoG codes for MTKLIIDGKEIDVPAEYTLLQACEAAGAEIPRFCYHERLSIAGNCRMCLVEVKGGPKPVASCAWGVRDCRPGPKGEPPEISTRSPMVKKAREGVMEFLLINHPLDCPICDQGGECDLQDQAMGYGVDTSRFAENKRAVEDKYLGALVKTSMNRCIQCTRCVRFSAEVAGAPEMGATGRGEDMEITTYLEHALTSELQGNLVDICPVGALTSKPYAFAARPWELGKTQSIDVMDGVGSAIRVDTRGREVMRVLPRINEAVNEEWISDKTRHVVDGLRTQRLDRPYIREAGKLRAASWPEAFAAIAAKAARTDGKRIGAIAGDLAGVEEMFALKDLLAKYGSANLAVQGGDAFDPALGRGSYIFNPTLVGVERADALLIIGANPRKEAAVFNARIRKRWRGGGFKVGVIGAKVDLTYDYDHLGAGTETLGELAAGKHSFMDVLKNAKHPIVLVGAGAAARHDGAAILAASAKLALDVGAVKDGWNGFGVLHESASRVGALDVGFSATAGGLNAAQMTTFGTLDLLFLLGADEIKAPDGTFVVYIGTHGDRGAHRADVILPAAAYTEKSAIYVNTEGRVQMTGRAAFPPGEAREDWAIIRALSEALGKKLGYDSLGALRQAIFKAVPHLIRLDQIEAGSADQIKKLAGKGGSPEKAPFKPLVEDFYLTNPIARASAVMAECSRLASGQMLTAAE; via the coding sequence ATGACCAAACTCATCATCGACGGCAAAGAGATCGATGTCCCCGCCGAATACACGCTGCTTCAGGCGTGCGAGGCGGCCGGCGCCGAGATTCCGCGCTTCTGCTACCATGAGCGGCTGTCGATCGCCGGCAATTGCCGGATGTGCCTCGTCGAAGTGAAGGGCGGCCCGAAGCCGGTCGCCAGCTGCGCCTGGGGCGTGCGCGATTGCCGTCCGGGTCCCAAGGGCGAGCCGCCGGAGATCTCCACGCGTTCGCCGATGGTGAAGAAGGCACGCGAAGGCGTGATGGAATTCCTGCTGATCAACCATCCGCTGGACTGCCCGATCTGCGACCAGGGCGGCGAGTGCGATCTGCAGGACCAGGCGATGGGCTATGGTGTCGACACCAGCCGCTTCGCCGAGAACAAGCGCGCGGTCGAGGACAAATATCTCGGCGCGCTGGTCAAGACCTCGATGAACCGCTGCATCCAGTGCACGCGCTGCGTCCGCTTCTCGGCGGAAGTCGCCGGCGCTCCGGAGATGGGCGCGACCGGCCGCGGCGAGGACATGGAGATCACGACCTATCTCGAGCACGCGCTGACGTCGGAACTGCAGGGCAACCTCGTCGACATCTGCCCGGTCGGCGCGCTGACCTCGAAGCCTTATGCCTTTGCTGCGCGCCCGTGGGAGCTCGGCAAGACCCAGTCGATCGACGTCATGGACGGCGTCGGCTCTGCGATCCGCGTCGATACCCGCGGCCGCGAGGTGATGCGCGTGCTGCCGCGCATCAACGAGGCAGTGAACGAGGAGTGGATCTCCGACAAGACCCGCCACGTCGTCGACGGCCTGCGCACCCAGCGTCTCGACCGGCCCTATATCCGCGAGGCCGGCAAGCTGCGCGCGGCGAGCTGGCCCGAGGCCTTTGCCGCCATCGCCGCCAAGGCCGCGCGCACCGACGGCAAGCGCATCGGCGCGATCGCGGGCGATCTTGCCGGCGTCGAGGAGATGTTCGCGCTGAAGGATCTGCTGGCCAAATACGGCTCGGCCAATCTGGCGGTGCAGGGCGGCGACGCTTTCGATCCGGCGCTGGGCCGCGGCTCCTACATCTTCAACCCGACGCTCGTCGGCGTGGAGCGGGCCGACGCGCTGCTCATCATTGGCGCCAATCCGCGCAAGGAGGCGGCCGTGTTCAACGCCCGCATCCGCAAGCGCTGGCGCGGCGGCGGCTTCAAGGTCGGCGTCATCGGCGCCAAGGTCGATCTGACCTACGACTACGACCATCTCGGCGCGGGCACCGAGACGCTCGGCGAACTCGCGGCCGGCAAGCATTCCTTCATGGACGTGCTGAAGAACGCCAAGCATCCGATCGTCCTGGTCGGCGCGGGCGCGGCCGCCCGTCACGACGGTGCCGCCATCCTCGCTGCCAGCGCCAAGCTCGCGCTCGATGTCGGCGCGGTCAAGGACGGCTGGAACGGCTTTGGCGTGCTGCATGAGTCCGCCTCGCGCGTCGGTGCGCTCGACGTCGGCTTCTCCGCCACCGCAGGCGGCCTGAACGCGGCGCAGATGACGACGTTCGGCACGCTGGACCTGCTGTTCCTGCTCGGCGCCGACGAGATCAAGGCGCCGGACGGCACCTTCGTCGTCTATATCGGCACCCATGGCGACCGCGGCGCGCACCGCGCCGACGTGATCCTGCCGGCAGCCGCCTACACCGAGAAGTCCGCGATCTACGTCAATACCGAGGGCCGCGTGCAGATGACCGGCCGCGCCGCATTCCCGCCGGGCGAGGCCCGCGAGGACTGGGCGATCATCCGCGCGCTATCGGAAGCGCTCGGCAAGAAGCTCGGCTACGACTCGCTCGGCGCGCTGCGGCAGGCGATCTTCAAGGCCGTGCCGCATCTGATCCGTCTCGACCAGATCGAGGCCGGCTCCGCCGACCAGATCAAGAAGCTGGCGGGGAAGGGCGGCTCGCCCGAGAAGGCGCCGTTCAAGCCGCTGGTCGAGGACTTCTACCTGACCAACCCAATCGCGCGTGCGTCCGCCGTGATGGCGGAATGCTCGCGTCTCGCCTCCGGGCAAATGCTGACCGCAGCGGAGTGA
- the nuoF gene encoding NADH-quinone oxidoreductase subunit NuoF, with protein MLEDKDRIFKNLYGLHDWGLEGARRRGAWDGTKNIIDKGRDWIINEMKASGLRGRGGAGFPTGLKWSFMPKESTDGRPSYLVVNADESEPGTCKDREIMRHDPHLLIEGCLIASCAMNAHACYIYVRGEFIREREHLQAAIDQAYEAKLVGKDNVNGWPFDIYVAHGAGAYICGEETALLESLEGKKGQPRLKPPFPANVGLFGCPTTVNNVESIAVAPDILRRGAAWFAGIGRPNNVGTKLFCISGHVERPCNVEEAMGIPFRELIDKHCGGIRGGWDNLKAVIPGGSSVRMVPAEQIIDTPMDFDSLSKLRSGLGTAAVIVMDKSTDLIRAIARISYFYKHESCGQCTPCREGTGWMWRVLTRMAEGRAHKREIDMLLEVTKQVEGHTICALGDAAAWPIQGLIAHFRHEIEERIAQYSHKADIDDVGVLDPAHMVAAE; from the coding sequence ATGCTCGAGGACAAGGACCGCATCTTCAAGAACCTCTACGGCCTCCACGATTGGGGGCTCGAGGGCGCGCGGCGCCGCGGCGCCTGGGATGGCACCAAGAACATCATCGACAAGGGCCGCGACTGGATCATCAACGAGATGAAGGCGTCGGGCCTGCGCGGCCGCGGCGGCGCCGGCTTCCCGACCGGCCTGAAATGGTCGTTCATGCCGAAGGAATCGACCGACGGCCGGCCGAGCTATCTCGTCGTCAACGCCGACGAATCCGAGCCCGGCACCTGCAAGGATCGCGAGATCATGCGGCACGATCCGCATCTTCTCATCGAGGGCTGCCTGATCGCGAGCTGCGCGATGAACGCGCATGCCTGCTACATCTATGTCCGCGGTGAATTCATCCGCGAGCGCGAGCATCTCCAGGCCGCGATCGACCAGGCCTATGAGGCCAAGCTGGTCGGCAAGGACAACGTCAACGGCTGGCCGTTCGACATCTACGTCGCCCACGGCGCCGGCGCCTATATCTGCGGCGAGGAGACCGCGCTGCTCGAAAGCCTCGAAGGCAAGAAAGGCCAGCCGCGCCTGAAGCCGCCGTTCCCGGCCAATGTCGGCCTGTTCGGCTGCCCGACCACCGTCAACAACGTCGAGTCCATCGCGGTTGCGCCCGACATCCTGCGCCGCGGCGCGGCCTGGTTCGCCGGCATCGGCCGTCCCAACAATGTCGGCACCAAGCTCTTCTGCATCTCCGGCCATGTCGAGCGGCCCTGCAACGTCGAAGAAGCCATGGGCATCCCGTTCCGCGAGCTGATCGACAAGCACTGCGGCGGCATCCGCGGCGGCTGGGACAACCTCAAGGCCGTGATCCCCGGCGGCTCGTCGGTGCGCATGGTGCCGGCCGAGCAGATCATCGACACGCCGATGGATTTTGACAGCCTGAGCAAGCTGCGCTCGGGCCTCGGCACCGCCGCCGTGATCGTGATGGACAAGTCGACCGATTTGATCCGCGCTATCGCCCGCATCTCCTATTTCTACAAGCATGAGAGCTGCGGCCAGTGCACGCCGTGCCGCGAAGGCACCGGGTGGATGTGGCGCGTGCTCACCCGCATGGCCGAAGGCCGCGCCCACAAGCGCGAAATCGACATGCTGCTGGAGGTGACGAAGCAGGTCGAAGGCCACACCATCTGCGCGCTCGGCGATGCGGCGGCATGGCCGATCCAGGGCCTGATCGCGCATTTCCGTCACGAGATAGAGGAGCGGATCGCACAATATTCGCACAAGGCGGATATCGACGATGTCGGCGTTCTCGATCCCGCGCACATGGTTGCAGCGGAGTGA
- the nuoE gene encoding NADH-quinone oxidoreductase subunit NuoE: protein MSVRRLAPKEVQPASFAFTEENLAFARQQIAKYPAGRQASAVIAILWRVQEQHEGWVSEAAIRAVADLLDMPYIRVLEVATFYTMFQLAPVGKKAHVQVCGTTPCRLRGAEDLIHVCEHRIHHEPFHLSKDGNFSWEEVECLGACVNAPMVLIGKDTYEDLTKESFGKLLDGFASGNPPKPGPQNGRQFSAPITGPTTLKEIT from the coding sequence ATGTCCGTTCGCCGATTAGCACCGAAGGAAGTCCAGCCCGCGAGCTTTGCGTTCACGGAGGAGAACCTCGCATTCGCCAGGCAGCAGATCGCGAAATATCCGGCCGGACGCCAGGCCTCCGCCGTCATCGCCATCCTCTGGCGCGTGCAGGAGCAGCACGAAGGCTGGGTGTCGGAGGCCGCGATCCGCGCCGTCGCTGACTTGCTCGACATGCCCTATATCCGCGTGCTTGAGGTCGCGACCTTCTACACGATGTTCCAGCTCGCCCCCGTCGGCAAGAAGGCCCATGTCCAGGTCTGCGGCACCACGCCGTGCCGCCTGCGCGGCGCCGAGGATCTGATCCACGTCTGCGAGCACCGCATCCATCACGAGCCTTTCCACCTCTCCAAGGACGGCAATTTCAGCTGGGAAGAGGTGGAGTGCCTGGGCGCCTGCGTGAATGCGCCGATGGTGCTGATCGGCAAGGACACCTACGAGGACCTGACCAAGGAAAGCTTCGGCAAGTTGCTCGACGGTTTCGCTTCGGGCAATCCGCCCAAGCCGGGTCCGCAGAACGGCCGCCAGTTCTCGGCGCCGATCACCGGACCGACCACGTTGAAGGAGATCACCTGA
- a CDS encoding FkbM family methyltransferase, whose translation MAQAPIQFDRASGALEGANLWERTAALALVTGSKISSHFSHMGYIACANLLAKTLPKRNIAIRLNPDAVFEFPYGDGYWSKLLNRSYNYEDELELLFADSVDVDYTLLDCGANYGYWSVLVSSRPFGSHKAIAIEPSGQNYPKLANNARVNGNRFETMKCAIGSARGTARLSGTKHEAFSIAGAPSAGGEEVPVIALDNLIDDGKIAASGKYLIKLDVEGVEIEAIKGGARLLQADSVIMCEEHGSDRSHAVSRYILEQTPLKLIVFDPRSNRMETVTELSILDRIKVSTHVGYNVFGTASAFWQDRIEALNAKTARRMQ comes from the coding sequence ATGGCGCAGGCGCCAATTCAGTTTGACCGTGCCTCGGGGGCCCTTGAAGGGGCCAACCTGTGGGAGCGGACGGCTGCCTTGGCGCTGGTGACGGGATCGAAGATCTCGTCCCACTTCTCGCATATGGGCTACATCGCCTGCGCCAATCTGCTGGCGAAGACGCTGCCCAAGCGCAACATCGCGATCAGGCTCAATCCCGACGCCGTGTTCGAGTTCCCTTATGGCGACGGCTATTGGAGCAAGCTGCTCAACCGCTCGTACAACTATGAAGACGAGCTCGAACTCTTGTTCGCCGACTCCGTCGACGTCGACTACACGCTGCTCGATTGCGGCGCCAATTACGGCTACTGGTCGGTGCTGGTCTCGAGCAGGCCGTTCGGCTCGCACAAGGCGATCGCGATCGAGCCGTCGGGGCAGAACTATCCGAAGCTCGCCAACAATGCCCGCGTCAATGGCAACCGCTTTGAGACGATGAAGTGTGCGATCGGCTCCGCCCGCGGCACCGCGCGCCTGTCGGGCACCAAGCACGAAGCCTTCAGCATCGCCGGCGCTCCGTCGGCGGGCGGCGAGGAAGTGCCGGTCATCGCGCTCGACAATCTGATCGACGACGGCAAGATCGCCGCCAGCGGCAAGTACCTGATCAAGCTCGACGTCGAGGGCGTCGAGATCGAGGCGATCAAGGGCGGGGCCCGGCTGCTCCAGGCCGACAGTGTCATCATGTGCGAGGAGCACGGCAGCGACCGCTCCCATGCCGTGTCGCGCTACATCCTCGAACAGACCCCGCTGAAGCTGATCGTGTTCGATCCGCGCAGCAACCGCATGGAGACCGTGACCGAGCTGTCGATCCTCGACCGCATCAAGGTCTCGACCCACGTCGGCTACAACGTCTTCGGCACCGCAAGCGCATTCTGGCAGGACAGGATCGAAGCCCTGAATGCGAAAACCGCGCGCCGCATGCAGTGA
- a CDS encoding NADH-quinone oxidoreductase subunit D: protein MNEQPEQLRNFTINFGPQHPAAHGVLRLVLELDGEVVARVDPHIGLLHRGTEKLIEQKTYLQAIPYFDRLDYVAPMNQEHAFCLAAEKLLGIEVPRRGQLIRVLYCEIGRILSHLLNVTTQAMDVGALTPPLWGFEEREKLMVFYERASGSRMHAAFFRVGGVHQDLPQKLVDDIEAWCDPFLKVVDDLDRLLTANRIFKQRNVDIGVVPLKEAWEWGFSGVMVRGSGAAWDLRKSQPYECYAEMDFDIPIGKNGDCYDRYLIRMEEMRQSVRIMKQCIQKLNAPDGKGPVVVADNKVAPPRRGEMKRSMEALIHHFKLYTEGVHVPAGEVYAAVEAPKGEFGVYLVADGTNKPYKCKIRAPGFAHLQAMDHICRGHLLADVSAILGSLDIVFGEVDR from the coding sequence ATGAACGAACAACCTGAACAGCTTCGCAATTTCACCATCAACTTCGGGCCGCAGCATCCGGCGGCGCACGGCGTGCTGCGCCTGGTGCTGGAGCTTGACGGCGAGGTCGTCGCACGCGTCGACCCGCATATCGGCCTGCTTCACCGCGGCACCGAAAAGCTGATCGAGCAGAAGACCTATCTGCAGGCGATCCCTTACTTCGACCGGCTCGACTACGTCGCGCCGATGAACCAGGAGCACGCGTTCTGCCTCGCTGCCGAGAAGCTGCTCGGCATCGAAGTGCCGCGCCGCGGCCAGTTGATCCGCGTGCTCTATTGCGAGATCGGCCGCATCCTGTCGCATCTGCTGAACGTCACCACGCAGGCGATGGACGTCGGCGCGCTCACCCCGCCGCTGTGGGGCTTCGAAGAGCGCGAGAAGCTGATGGTGTTCTACGAGCGCGCCTCGGGCAGCCGTATGCATGCAGCCTTCTTCCGCGTCGGCGGCGTGCATCAGGACCTGCCGCAAAAGCTGGTCGACGACATCGAGGCCTGGTGCGATCCGTTCCTCAAAGTGGTGGACGACCTCGACCGCCTGCTCACCGCTAACCGCATCTTCAAGCAGCGCAACGTCGACATCGGCGTGGTGCCGCTGAAGGAAGCCTGGGAGTGGGGCTTCTCCGGCGTGATGGTGCGCGGCTCGGGCGCGGCCTGGGACCTGCGCAAGTCGCAGCCCTATGAATGCTATGCCGAGATGGATTTCGACATTCCGATCGGCAAGAACGGCGACTGTTACGACCGCTATCTGATCCGCATGGAAGAGATGCGCCAGTCCGTGCGCATCATGAAGCAGTGCATCCAGAAGCTGAATGCGCCTGATGGCAAGGGCCCCGTCGTCGTGGCCGACAACAAGGTCGCACCGCCGCGCCGTGGCGAGATGAAGCGCTCGATGGAAGCGCTGATCCACCACTTCAAGCTTTACACCGAGGGCGTCCACGTGCCGGCCGGCGAAGTCTATGCCGCGGTCGAGGCGCCCAAGGGCGAGTTCGGCGTCTATCTCGTCGCCGACGGCACCAACAAGCCGTACAAGTGCAAGATCCGCGCGCCGGGCTTCGCGCACCTGCAGGCCATGGATCACATCTGCCGCGGCCATCTGCTCGCGGACGTCTCGGCGATCCTCGGCTCGCTCGACATCGTGTTCGGAGAGGTCGATCGGTGA